The Cyprinus carpio isolate SPL01 chromosome B17, ASM1834038v1, whole genome shotgun sequence genome has a window encoding:
- the LOC109053766 gene encoding antimicrobial peptide NK-lysin-like isoform X2, whose protein sequence is MLQSIILISLLISSVCALHWEMQKEDSTGNELEKGSGEIQTEQQPGICKVCKLAMKKLKKQISNGATLDDVKKKLAMVCDEIDSLKSLCRKFVYKYKDTLVEELSTTDDARTICINIGVCKKWVWS, encoded by the exons ATGCTGCAGAGTATCATCCTTATCAGCCTGCTGATATCCTCAG TTTGTGCTCTTCACTGGGAAATGCAGAAAGAAGATTCTACTGGAAATGAACTTGAAAAAGGCTCT GGTGAGATACAAACTGAACAGCAACCTGGAATATGCAAGGTTTGCAAATTGGCGATGAAGAAGCTGAAAAAACAGATCTCAAATGGAGCAACTCTG GATGATGTTAAAAAGAAGCTGGCGATGGTCTGTGATGAGATTGACTCCCTAAAGTCACTGTGTAGGAAGTTTGTGTATAAGTACAAGGACACTCTGGTCGAAGAACTTTCAACTACTGATGATGCCAGAACCATCTGTATTAACATTGGAGTTTGCAAGAAATGGGTGTGGAGttaa
- the LOC109053766 gene encoding antimicrobial peptide NK-lysin-like isoform X1, giving the protein MVLFCSLYPCVLVFDINCLDLDPHLSLFPPAPAHNICALHWEMQKEDSTGNELEKGSGEIQTEQQPGICKVCKLAMKKLKKQISNGATLDDVKKKLAMVCDEIDSLKSLCRKFVYKYKDTLVEELSTTDDARTICINIGVCKKWVWS; this is encoded by the exons ATGGTGTTGTTCTGCTCCTTGTATCCATGTGTTCTTGTTTTTGATATTAACTGCCTGGACTTAGATCCACACCTCAGCCTGTTTCCTCCAGCTCCTGCTCACAACA TTTGTGCTCTTCACTGGGAAATGCAGAAAGAAGATTCTACTGGAAATGAACTTGAAAAAGGCTCT GGTGAGATACAAACTGAACAGCAACCTGGAATATGCAAGGTTTGCAAATTGGCGATGAAGAAGCTGAAAAAACAGATCTCAAATGGAGCAACTCTG GATGATGTTAAAAAGAAGCTGGCGATGGTCTGTGATGAGATTGACTCCCTAAAGTCACTGTGTAGGAAGTTTGTGTATAAGTACAAGGACACTCTGGTCGAAGAACTTTCAACTACTGATGATGCCAGAACCATCTGTATTAACATTGGAGTTTGCAAGAAATGGGTGTGGAGttaa